One window from the genome of Butyrivibrio proteoclasticus B316 encodes:
- the pnuC gene encoding nicotinamide riboside transporter PnuC, which yields MEKVKEAIRKEFAGWKKWEVAWIVLATAVILGLSIYWKDSLIGILAAVTGIWCVILTGKGKLSSFWFGTINTILYAIVAWRARYWGEVMLNLLYYVPMNFVGLYMWSKNMNSETEEVVKKRMTLKGSLIAYLLVAVGTVAYGYVLKMMNGTLPFVDAMSTVFSIFAQILCVKRYMEQWVLWVVVDVVTVIMWVYAFATGTGDMATVLMWSIYLINAIIMLVKWILDTRVNATTKEA from the coding sequence ATGGAAAAGGTAAAAGAGGCAATTAGAAAAGAGTTTGCTGGCTGGAAAAAGTGGGAGGTAGCCTGGATTGTTCTGGCAACGGCAGTAATTCTGGGACTATCAATCTATTGGAAGGATTCTCTTATTGGAATTCTGGCGGCTGTTACAGGTATCTGGTGCGTTATTTTGACTGGAAAAGGTAAGCTTTCAAGCTTTTGGTTTGGAACTATCAATACGATTCTTTATGCGATCGTAGCATGGAGAGCGAGATACTGGGGCGAAGTAATGCTCAATCTTTTGTACTACGTTCCTATGAACTTTGTGGGACTCTATATGTGGTCCAAGAACATGAACAGCGAGACAGAAGAGGTTGTCAAAAAGAGAATGACTCTTAAGGGCAGTCTTATCGCTTATCTTCTTGTTGCAGTTGGAACTGTAGCTTATGGATATGTGCTTAAAATGATGAATGGCACACTTCCATTTGTTGATGCTATGAGCACAGTATTTTCAATATTTGCTCAGATCTTGTGTGTTAAGAGATACATGGAGCAGTGGGTTCTCTGGGTAGTAGTAGATGTTGTTACAGTAATCATGTGGGTTTACGCCTTTGCTACTGGCACAGGAGACATGGCAACAGTTCTTATGTGGAGCATTTATCTCATAAATGCCATAATAATGTTGGTAAAATGGATTTTAGATACCAGAGTTAATGCGACAACAAAAGAGGCATAA
- a CDS encoding magnesium transporter CorA family protein, which yields MFFLIKNALEECSAEQCHDAAEPYVAVLTPAQWAAQNENFDMGIDFDLSSEEIYTTKAEVNYDSLTGTFYIPTQSSNTSEPQKFSFVLDETGIVFIDEGEEALRLVRRIQHYKKWKKPCLERFMYDFLELIIHNDLRTMQKYELELDSLEKEIMSNAETAHMERNNDIRGDIRDLRIHYEQLLDLGQELEENENGFFKEENLRYFHMFSSRVDRLYDSATHLRDYTIQLNDLYQSQLDVRQNRIMTVLTVVTTIFMPLTLIVGWYGMNFKYMPELESRLGYPVVIVLSIFIVVGSLIFFKIKKIL from the coding sequence ATGTTTTTTCTTATAAAAAACGCCCTGGAGGAATGTAGTGCAGAACAGTGTCACGACGCGGCAGAGCCGTACGTAGCTGTACTTACTCCTGCGCAGTGGGCCGCCCAGAATGAAAATTTTGATATGGGTATAGACTTTGATCTTAGCAGTGAAGAAATATATACCACCAAGGCCGAGGTCAACTATGATTCCTTGACCGGAACATTTTATATACCGACTCAGTCCTCAAACACCTCTGAACCGCAAAAGTTTTCTTTTGTACTTGATGAAACCGGTATTGTCTTTATTGACGAAGGCGAAGAAGCTTTACGCCTTGTCAGGAGAATCCAGCATTATAAAAAGTGGAAAAAACCCTGTCTGGAACGCTTTATGTATGATTTTCTGGAATTGATCATTCATAACGATCTGAGAACTATGCAGAAGTATGAATTAGAGCTGGATAGTCTGGAAAAAGAGATCATGTCCAATGCAGAAACTGCTCATATGGAAAGAAACAATGATATCCGCGGTGATATAAGGGATCTTCGTATCCACTATGAACAGCTGCTTGATCTTGGACAGGAACTTGAAGAAAATGAAAATGGTTTCTTCAAAGAAGAAAACCTCAGATACTTCCATATGTTTTCCAGCAGAGTAGACAGACTGTATGATTCTGCCACACATTTAAGAGACTATACTATCCAGTTAAACGACTTGTATCAGTCACAGCTTGATGTAAGGCAGAACCGTATAATGACAGTTCTTACCGTGGTTACAACGATCTTCATGCCTCTTACACTCATCGTAGGCTGGTACGGAATGAACTTCAAATATATGCCTGAATTGGAATCCCGCTTAGGTTATCCCGTCGTTATCGTTCTGAGCATATTCATAGTAGTTGGAAGTCTGATATTCTTTAAGATCAAAAAAATATTATAA
- a CDS encoding AAA family ATPase, translated as MYKIGMYGGTFNPMHNGHLECIIKAACMCEKLYIVLSIGNNRDEVDYRVRYRWLYQATKHIGNVEIFTISDDCETKQEYTLEASKADSEYVKKHIGEPIDVVFCGSDYDADSFWNVNYPDSEFYVFERNDISSTAIREDLYGHWDWLPTFVRPYYVKKVLLIGVESSGKSIMTVNLANYYNTNYIEEAGRDLSEKSGTDTLMLDEDFTEILLTQKLNEMKTVEQSNRVLFCDTDCLITQFFLKFLGGNEENIKLSDAIDALNSYDLVLFLAPDVKWVQDGDRSTEIRDNRDKYRKMIADIYESHGKKFEYIEGDYLTKFNRCVELVDKMLAPQK; from the coding sequence ATGTATAAGATTGGTATGTATGGCGGAACCTTTAATCCTATGCATAATGGGCATCTGGAGTGCATTATCAAGGCTGCATGCATGTGTGAGAAGCTCTATATCGTGCTCAGCATAGGCAATAACAGGGACGAAGTGGACTACAGAGTTCGTTATAGATGGCTGTATCAGGCTACCAAACATATAGGTAACGTCGAGATTTTTACAATATCAGATGATTGCGAAACCAAGCAGGAATACACTCTGGAAGCTTCTAAGGCTGATTCTGAATATGTCAAAAAACATATCGGAGAGCCTATCGATGTTGTGTTCTGTGGATCTGATTACGATGCAGATAGCTTTTGGAACGTAAATTACCCTGATAGCGAATTCTATGTGTTTGAGCGAAATGATATCAGCTCAACAGCTATTCGCGAGGATCTTTATGGGCACTGGGACTGGCTGCCAACCTTTGTTAGACCTTATTATGTTAAAAAGGTGCTGCTGATAGGAGTTGAGAGCTCTGGTAAGTCGATAATGACTGTGAATCTGGCCAATTACTACAACACAAATTACATCGAGGAAGCTGGCAGGGATTTATCTGAGAAATCCGGCACCGATACACTGATGCTGGATGAGGATTTCACTGAGATTTTGCTTACTCAGAAGCTCAATGAGATGAAGACAGTAGAGCAGAGTAACAGAGTTCTTTTCTGCGACACAGATTGCCTTATCACTCAGTTTTTCCTAAAATTCCTAGGTGGTAATGAGGAAAACATCAAGCTTTCTGATGCTATTGATGCCCTTAACAGTTATGATCTGGTTCTTTTCCTGGCACCTGATGTTAAATGGGTTCAGGATGGCGACAGGAGCACTGAGATCAGAGATAATCGCGACAAATATCGCAAGATGATAGCAGATATCTATGAGTCTCATGGCAAGAAGTTTGAGTATATAGAGGGCGACTATCTTACTAAGTTCAATAGGTGTGTTGAGTTGGTGGATAAGATGCTTGCGCCACAGAAATAG
- a CDS encoding ribonucleoside triphosphate reductase, whose protein sequence is MYQVVKRDGKIADFNISKISSAITKAFIALDKDYHSSVIDLIALRVASDFEGKVADGKITVEEIQDSVEKVLSEAGYTDVAKAYILYRKQREKVRNVNSALVNYKDIVNDYLKINDWRVKENSTVTYSIGGLILSNSGAITANYWLSEVYDDEIASAHRSAAIHIHDLAMLSGYCAGWSLKQLIQEGLGGVPGKITSSPACHLSTLCNQMVNFLGIMQNEWAGAQAFSSFDTYLAPFVKVDNLSQAEVKQCIQSFVYGVNTPSRWGTQAPFSNITLDWTVPNDLKNLNAIVGGKELDFTYGECQHEMDMVNKAFIEIMIEGDANGRGFQYPIPTYSITNDFDWSETENNKLLFEMTAKYGTPYFSNYINSDMEPSDVRSMCCRLRLDLRELRKKSGGFFGSGESTGSIGVVTINMPRIAYLAKDEADFYKRLDHLMDIAARSLKTKRTVITKLLEQGLYPYTKRYLGTFANHFSTIGLIGMNEVGLNAKWIGADMTDERTQNFTKEVLVHMRDRLSDYQEKYGDLYNLEATPAESTTYRFAKHDKEEYPDIITANMNGTPYYTNSSHLPVGYTEDIFSALDIQDELQTLYTSGTVFHAFLGEKLPDWKAAASLVRKIAENYKLPYYTMSPTYSVCKNHGYLVGEQPICPHCGDKTEVYSRITGYYRPVANWNDGKAQEYKDRKVYDIGHSTLKRNGKGTSFVEAAVKKSNKDSSSNALNVDDAIMLFKTQTCPNCKIAGMMLDKAGVNYRVLDAEENPELVEKYNIMQAPTLIIPGEDGFRKLNGVSDIKGWLGERIS, encoded by the coding sequence ATGTATCAGGTTGTAAAACGCGATGGCAAGATCGCAGATTTTAACATTTCCAAGATTTCATCGGCTATAACTAAGGCTTTTATAGCACTTGACAAGGATTATCATTCGAGTGTCATAGATCTTATTGCGCTCAGAGTCGCATCAGATTTTGAGGGCAAGGTTGCAGACGGCAAGATCACGGTTGAGGAGATCCAGGACAGCGTTGAGAAGGTGCTGTCTGAGGCCGGATATACTGATGTTGCCAAGGCTTATATTCTGTACCGCAAACAGCGAGAGAAGGTCCGTAACGTTAATTCTGCACTTGTTAATTACAAGGATATTGTTAACGATTACCTCAAGATAAATGACTGGAGAGTCAAAGAGAACTCTACAGTTACGTATTCAATCGGAGGCCTGATCCTGTCTAATTCCGGTGCTATTACAGCTAATTACTGGCTTTCTGAGGTTTATGACGATGAAATAGCTTCAGCGCATAGAAGTGCGGCTATTCATATTCATGACCTTGCTATGCTCAGCGGTTATTGCGCTGGCTGGAGCCTCAAACAACTGATACAGGAAGGGCTTGGTGGAGTTCCTGGTAAGATCACATCTTCACCTGCATGCCATCTCTCAACTCTTTGTAATCAGATGGTTAATTTCCTTGGGATCATGCAGAATGAGTGGGCGGGAGCTCAGGCGTTTTCTTCTTTTGATACATACCTTGCGCCATTTGTTAAGGTTGATAACTTGTCTCAGGCTGAGGTTAAACAGTGTATTCAGTCTTTTGTTTATGGAGTCAATACACCAAGCAGATGGGGAACGCAGGCGCCATTTTCTAATATAACTCTGGACTGGACAGTACCTAATGACCTCAAGAACCTTAATGCTATCGTTGGTGGCAAAGAGCTTGATTTCACTTATGGTGAATGCCAGCACGAGATGGATATGGTCAATAAGGCATTTATCGAAATAATGATCGAGGGAGATGCCAATGGAAGAGGATTTCAGTATCCTATTCCCACATATTCAATAACAAATGATTTTGATTGGAGTGAGACCGAGAACAACAAGCTTTTGTTTGAGATGACTGCTAAATATGGTACTCCATATTTTTCCAATTATATCAATTCTGATATGGAGCCAAGCGATGTTCGCTCTATGTGTTGCAGACTTCGTCTTGACCTTAGAGAACTCAGGAAGAAATCCGGCGGTTTCTTTGGATCAGGTGAGTCAACAGGTTCTATAGGTGTTGTAACCATCAACATGCCTAGAATTGCTTATCTTGCCAAGGATGAAGCTGATTTTTATAAGAGACTGGATCATCTGATGGATATAGCAGCCCGCTCGCTTAAGACCAAGAGAACTGTAATTACTAAGCTTCTTGAACAGGGCCTTTATCCTTATACCAAGAGATACCTTGGAACCTTTGCTAACCATTTCTCAACAATTGGCCTTATCGGAATGAATGAGGTTGGCCTTAATGCGAAATGGATAGGCGCAGATATGACTGATGAACGTACTCAGAACTTCACCAAGGAGGTTCTGGTGCATATGAGAGACAGGCTCTCTGATTATCAGGAAAAATATGGTGACCTCTATAACCTTGAGGCAACTCCGGCAGAGTCAACTACATATCGTTTTGCCAAACATGATAAAGAGGAGTATCCGGATATCATTACAGCTAACATGAATGGTACACCTTATTACACCAATTCATCGCATCTTCCGGTAGGTTATACTGAGGATATTTTTTCTGCACTTGATATTCAGGATGAGCTTCAGACTCTTTACACTTCCGGAACAGTTTTCCATGCTTTTCTTGGGGAGAAGCTTCCTGACTGGAAGGCCGCAGCAAGTCTCGTACGCAAGATTGCAGAGAATTATAAGCTTCCTTATTACACAATGTCTCCTACATATTCAGTATGTAAGAATCATGGTTATCTTGTTGGAGAACAGCCGATTTGCCCTCATTGTGGAGATAAGACAGAGGTTTACAGCCGAATTACCGGCTATTACCGTCCGGTAGCTAACTGGAATGATGGTAAGGCGCAGGAGTACAAGGACAGGAAGGTTTATGATATTGGCCATTCTACTTTGAAGCGAAATGGAAAAGGAACAAGCTTTGTAGAAGCCGCAGTTAAGAAGTCCAATAAAGATTCCAGCAGTAATGCGCTTAATGTTGATGATGCAATCATGCTTTTTAAGACGCAGACTTGTCCGAACTGTAAAATAGCCGGAATGATGCTGGATAAAGCCGGAGTGAATTATCGCGTTTTGGATGCAGAAGAGAATCCTGAGCTTGTAGAGAAATATAACATTATGCAGGCTCCAACACTGATAATACCGGGTGAAGACGGATTCAGGAAGCTTAATGGAGTATCTGACATCAAGGGATGGCTTGGAGAGAGAATTTCATGA
- a CDS encoding gamma carbonic anhydrase family protein, translating into MRKIDKSVFIAPGAQVIGDVTIGSDSGIWYNAVVRGDSKEIHIGKRTNIQDLAVLHVDKEYQLTVGNNVTIGHSAIVHGCSVGDNVLVGMGAIIMNGAHIGNNCIVGAGALVTENTVIPDGMIAYGNPAKVIRPVENQDKMRILENADIYVQHATEAKMGLRHRKAMPL; encoded by the coding sequence ATGAGAAAAATTGATAAAAGTGTATTTATTGCTCCGGGAGCTCAGGTAATAGGCGATGTTACTATAGGAAGTGACAGCGGAATATGGTACAACGCTGTAGTAAGAGGAGACTCCAAGGAAATTCATATCGGAAAGCGTACTAATATCCAGGATCTTGCTGTTCTTCATGTTGATAAGGAATATCAACTTACTGTTGGCAATAATGTTACTATCGGGCATAGTGCTATTGTTCATGGATGCAGTGTTGGTGATAACGTGCTTGTTGGAATGGGCGCGATCATAATGAATGGTGCACATATCGGAAATAACTGTATTGTTGGTGCAGGAGCACTTGTTACAGAGAATACGGTTATTCCTGACGGAATGATTGCTTACGGCAATCCTGCCAAGGTTATAAGGCCTGTGGAAAATCAGGATAAAATGAGAATATTAGAAAATGCTGATATCTACGTACAGCATGCGACAGAGGCCAAAATGGGATTGAGGCATCGCAAAGCAATGCCTCTTTAA